A genomic window from Silene latifolia isolate original U9 population chromosome Y, ASM4854445v1, whole genome shotgun sequence includes:
- the LOC141627666 gene encoding uncharacterized protein LOC141627666 has translation MGATLYYLVNGMEVVQPVELEVTSLRILLESQKRIERAFNKKVKPRGISDGDLVLKSVRALLPIDPRGKFKPNWAGPYLVKKILLGGVVRLTDLDVNNFTNPTNLDQLKKYYP, from the exons ATGGGTGCAACCCTGTACTACTTAGTTAATGGGATGGAAGTGGTCCAACCTGTTGAATTAGAGGTGACATCTCTAAGGATCCTACTGGAAAGCCAG AAAAGGATAGAGAGAGCTttcaacaaaaaggtgaaaccaaGGGGAATTAGTGATGGTGATCTGGTTCTCAAGTCAGTCAGAGCTTTGTTACCAATTGACCCAAGGGGTAAGTTTAAACCAAATTGGGCAGGCCCTTATTTGGTAAAGAAGATTTTGTTAGGAGGCGTTGTTCGATTAACAGATTTGGATGTGAATAACTTCACAAATCCTACGAATTTGGACcagctgaagaaatactatccttga